A genomic segment from Chitinophaga niabensis encodes:
- a CDS encoding SusC/RagA family TonB-linked outer membrane protein, with protein MKVIALLMTVAFLQVHATGYSQKKLTLQLNDANLKEALRLIGERSSYRFLYNDDILPRDKKVNMKVIKASVEEVMNRLLEGTGLMYEVKPSDLIVISPLETALNAAAVKVSGSVKDEQGNALIGVVVRQKNSNTVGTTTNSEGNYELTVADNAVLVFSLVGYEAQEIPVAGKTSIPVVLKVSTSNLEQVVVVGYGRDTRKKLVNAVSVIKTDKITTLPYSNMADALAGRAPGVITQSAGGEPGGGSARIAIRGGSGPDRGGPLYVIDNVVSSRFDFLNLQPQDIENISILKDGGATAVYGARGANGIIMVTTKRGQAGNARVNFSVLTEFSKPTILPQRVNAYNYAVAQNAAATADGQPAVYSPGRLDTILNKKDPWAWQDNDWYTMTLRNFTPQTKYALDVSGGAGKTTYFLSLAYFDQASNYKTNVTSFKRYNARANVTQKFDKQGVTIGLNLYATLTNNKFPGASAFAIWSHLQNSPPLKLAYNKNGTYAAGVDHPLVDIDPRSGYQRDEYRNMNGNLTIDWEVPGVEGLKLGVMGYYKIEDRFRKSWFTRAPQFDNLGIEQQQSKPSLSTISDQYRNQNLQMRIEYQRTFGKHSVSALALYEESEDFSEQVSAGRINFPSAAVDQLFAGSNEGLSNGGSAAEGGRRGYVGRLKYDYAAKYIIEGSFRYDGSDRFPRENNSKWGFFPSLSLGWVLSEENFFPFKNIFDQFKVRYTLATVGNDDVRDPAGNPVRFPYLLNGYSLRENAYVVGGTPQGGFNEGSLVDRFVLSWYSTKDYNTGLDFSMFRNKLQGSVDYFYKRTTGYIINSGARYTGPLGTSLPYASSGSAFRRHGMELQLNYGEPVGKDFSYNVGGTLTMYNELWERDDSEDSVSLKNPLTRRTHATYVWGNGLHNLGYYQTVDQILNNPRNSSANQLTPGDIQYQDTNGDGKIDGNDARRIGKQQFPALIFGLNLNVAWKAFSMEMLWQGTGTRTVRLGGTLTAYNAGNIVYDFQRDFWTPDNKDARFPRQSLSSERNGNNNYNPAGQASDFWLYDARYLRLKSLRIAFDAKRQFPRQLSFLNSCVLTLNGTNLLTFSPVKEFFDPETSDLNNYGYPVQKVYSVGLNIGL; from the coding sequence ATGAAAGTTATTGCCCTTTTAATGACCGTTGCTTTTCTACAGGTACATGCAACCGGTTATTCCCAGAAAAAACTTACCCTACAGCTGAACGACGCCAACCTGAAAGAGGCGCTCAGGCTGATCGGGGAAAGGTCTTCCTATCGTTTCCTGTATAACGATGATATCCTGCCCAGGGATAAAAAAGTGAACATGAAGGTGATCAAAGCATCCGTGGAAGAAGTGATGAACAGATTACTGGAAGGCACCGGCCTGATGTATGAGGTAAAACCTTCAGACCTGATTGTGATCTCTCCCCTGGAAACCGCACTGAATGCAGCAGCCGTTAAAGTAAGCGGTTCCGTAAAGGACGAACAGGGCAATGCGCTCATTGGCGTGGTTGTTCGTCAGAAGAACAGTAACACGGTGGGCACTACCACCAATAGCGAAGGTAACTATGAGCTTACTGTAGCAGATAATGCTGTGCTGGTATTTTCACTGGTGGGGTATGAAGCACAGGAGATCCCCGTGGCGGGCAAAACCAGTATTCCGGTAGTGCTGAAGGTTTCTACCAGTAACCTGGAACAGGTAGTGGTAGTAGGTTACGGACGGGATACCCGTAAGAAACTGGTGAATGCGGTATCCGTTATTAAAACAGATAAGATCACCACGCTGCCTTACTCTAATATGGCAGACGCTTTAGCCGGCCGCGCGCCAGGGGTGATCACACAATCTGCAGGCGGTGAGCCCGGCGGAGGTTCCGCAAGGATCGCTATACGCGGAGGTTCCGGTCCGGACAGGGGAGGCCCGCTGTATGTGATAGATAACGTAGTGTCTTCCCGTTTCGATTTCCTGAACCTGCAGCCACAGGATATTGAAAACATCTCTATCCTGAAAGACGGTGGAGCTACCGCCGTATATGGTGCCAGGGGTGCAAACGGTATTATCATGGTCACTACCAAACGGGGGCAGGCCGGCAATGCCAGGGTGAATTTCAGTGTGTTAACTGAGTTCAGCAAACCTACCATACTGCCGCAAAGAGTGAACGCTTATAATTATGCCGTTGCGCAGAACGCTGCAGCTACAGCAGATGGGCAGCCTGCGGTGTATTCCCCCGGCCGCCTGGATACTATCCTGAACAAAAAAGATCCCTGGGCCTGGCAGGATAACGATTGGTACACCATGACCCTGCGCAATTTCACCCCGCAAACAAAATACGCCCTGGATGTGAGCGGAGGTGCAGGAAAAACCACCTATTTCCTTTCCCTTGCCTATTTTGATCAGGCCAGTAACTATAAAACAAATGTGACCAGTTTTAAGCGATACAATGCGAGGGCAAATGTTACGCAGAAGTTCGATAAACAAGGTGTTACAATAGGGCTGAACTTATATGCCACGCTCACTAATAATAAATTTCCCGGCGCCAGCGCATTCGCTATCTGGAGCCACCTGCAGAACAGCCCGCCGTTAAAACTGGCTTATAATAAGAATGGTACCTATGCTGCAGGTGTGGACCATCCGCTGGTGGATATAGATCCGCGCTCCGGGTATCAGCGGGATGAATACAGGAACATGAACGGAAACCTTACCATAGACTGGGAAGTGCCCGGTGTGGAAGGCCTGAAGCTCGGTGTGATGGGGTATTATAAAATAGAAGACCGTTTCCGGAAAAGCTGGTTTACCCGTGCTCCCCAGTTTGATAACCTGGGCATTGAACAGCAGCAATCCAAACCCTCTCTGAGTACCATTTCAGACCAATACAGGAATCAGAACCTGCAAATGAGGATAGAGTACCAGCGTACCTTTGGCAAACATAGCGTTTCCGCCCTGGCCTTATATGAGGAAAGTGAGGACTTCAGTGAACAGGTATCAGCCGGCCGTATCAACTTCCCTTCTGCTGCCGTAGATCAGCTTTTTGCCGGCAGCAATGAAGGATTAAGCAATGGAGGAAGTGCCGCGGAAGGCGGCCGGAGAGGATATGTAGGCCGTTTGAAATACGACTATGCTGCAAAATATATCATTGAAGGAAGTTTCCGTTATGATGGTTCGGACCGTTTCCCGAGAGAGAATAACAGCAAATGGGGTTTCTTCCCTTCGCTTTCTCTTGGCTGGGTATTGTCTGAAGAAAATTTCTTTCCTTTCAAAAACATCTTTGATCAGTTCAAGGTGCGTTATACACTGGCAACAGTGGGTAACGATGATGTGCGCGATCCCGCAGGTAATCCGGTGCGTTTCCCTTATCTGCTGAACGGTTATTCCCTCAGGGAGAATGCCTATGTAGTTGGGGGAACTCCGCAGGGCGGCTTCAATGAAGGCAGCCTTGTAGATCGTTTTGTGCTCTCCTGGTACTCTACAAAAGACTATAACACCGGCCTGGATTTCTCCATGTTCAGGAATAAACTCCAGGGTAGTGTGGATTATTTCTACAAGAGAACAACTGGTTATATCATCAATTCAGGCGCACGTTACACCGGCCCGCTGGGGACCAGCCTGCCTTATGCCTCTTCCGGTTCTGCATTCAGAAGGCATGGGATGGAATTGCAGTTGAACTACGGAGAGCCCGTTGGCAAAGATTTCAGTTACAATGTTGGGGGTACTTTAACCATGTATAATGAATTGTGGGAAAGGGATGATAGTGAGGACAGTGTTTCGCTGAAGAATCCGCTCACCCGCAGAACACATGCTACCTATGTATGGGGGAATGGTTTGCACAACCTGGGATATTATCAGACCGTAGACCAGATCCTCAACAATCCGCGTAACAGTTCCGCCAATCAGTTAACACCCGGAGATATTCAATACCAGGATACAAACGGAGATGGAAAGATTGACGGGAACGATGCAAGGCGTATCGGTAAACAGCAATTTCCTGCATTGATCTTTGGCTTGAACCTGAATGTTGCCTGGAAGGCCTTTAGTATGGAAATGTTATGGCAGGGCACAGGTACCCGTACAGTAAGGCTGGGTGGTACGCTCACTGCTTATAACGCAGGGAATATTGTGTATGACTTCCAGCGGGATTTCTGGACGCCTGATAACAAAGATGCGCGGTTCCCCCGTCAATCCCTTAGTTCGGAAAGGAACGGGAACAATAACTACAACCCGGCCGGGCAGGCTTCTGATTTCTGGTTATACGATGCGCGTTATCTCCGTTTAAAGAGTTTACGCATTGCATTTGATGCCAAACGCCAGTTCCCGCGCCAGCTGTCTTTCCTGAACAGTTGTGTGCTTACATTGAATGGTACTAACCTGCTCACTTTCTCACCGGTAAAAGAATTCTTCGATCCTGAAACAAGCGATCTGAATAATTACGGCTACCCTGTACAGAAAGTGTATTCAGTAGGTCTGAACATCGGTCTTTAG
- a CDS encoding RagB/SusD family nutrient uptake outer membrane protein has product MKRKIWLSFVMVTLLGTGACKKDLLDKKYLDGFAEEAVWKDKNLAEGFVFSTYEDVIRGLYYNQKLDDYTDNNCNNFTSSISTENFDNTYDAGWGQYARIRRCNLILEKLAASTTIPDADKKIMLAEAKFLRAMVYFWMVQRFGGVMIVDKVYDQKESDFRLPRKSIAEVYTFILKDLDEASAELPAAAATGRATKGAALALITRVGLQGAAYVPAQKAAWLTKVITAAEAVFTLGYNIDADYLGMFNDFGKAQASKELILAYFRKGINNTFSGCAMQALCPNHGNEKLNPGYNHPAFVESFEGWPERFPSQNLVDAYEVIDADGVAKKWNATSYYTNYQLSGGYVSQVLYKNRDKRFYATVAYDSVKLFNNVIQTRDLGNMNRLSNTGGEWGVSESNYYYRKGLYEVKKVWYSDPTDHHQSILRLGEVYLNYAEALLLNNRFGEAIPAINKTREAHGGLPALAATTAAAAWTAYTNERRVDMVLEEDRYWCLLRWAKFNGQNTIPELTEPIRGIDISADGRTFTFYNITLNNNSNRLFTARRFLFPVPVSQIQANPNLAPNNDGW; this is encoded by the coding sequence ATGAAACGAAAAATATGGTTGTCCTTTGTGATGGTTACCCTTTTAGGGACCGGCGCCTGCAAAAAGGACCTGTTAGATAAAAAATACCTGGATGGTTTTGCGGAAGAAGCTGTCTGGAAAGATAAGAACCTCGCGGAAGGTTTTGTGTTCTCTACGTATGAGGACGTTATCCGAGGCTTGTACTACAATCAGAAACTGGATGATTATACAGATAACAATTGTAACAATTTCACCAGTTCCATTTCCACAGAGAACTTTGATAACACCTACGACGCAGGATGGGGACAGTATGCGCGTATCCGCCGCTGTAACCTTATCCTGGAAAAGCTGGCTGCCAGTACTACCATTCCGGATGCGGATAAAAAGATCATGCTGGCAGAAGCGAAGTTTCTGCGTGCTATGGTGTATTTCTGGATGGTGCAACGTTTCGGCGGTGTAATGATCGTGGATAAAGTATATGATCAGAAGGAAAGTGATTTCCGTTTACCACGCAAAAGCATAGCGGAAGTATATACATTCATTCTGAAAGACCTGGATGAAGCCAGTGCAGAACTGCCGGCAGCAGCAGCTACAGGCAGGGCCACCAAAGGAGCTGCTTTGGCTTTGATCACAAGGGTAGGGTTGCAGGGCGCAGCATATGTGCCTGCACAAAAAGCCGCCTGGCTCACTAAAGTGATCACAGCGGCAGAAGCGGTATTTACATTGGGATATAATATCGATGCGGATTACCTGGGCATGTTCAACGATTTCGGAAAAGCACAGGCTTCCAAAGAACTGATCCTGGCCTATTTCAGGAAAGGGATCAATAATACCTTTTCCGGTTGTGCCATGCAGGCACTATGCCCCAATCACGGGAATGAAAAACTGAACCCCGGATATAATCATCCCGCTTTCGTGGAAAGCTTTGAAGGCTGGCCGGAGAGATTCCCTTCCCAGAACCTGGTAGATGCGTATGAAGTGATCGATGCAGATGGCGTGGCCAAAAAATGGAATGCTACTTCCTACTATACCAATTACCAGTTGAGCGGAGGATATGTTTCGCAGGTATTGTACAAGAACAGGGATAAACGTTTCTATGCTACTGTAGCGTATGATTCCGTAAAACTGTTCAATAATGTGATACAAACCAGGGACCTGGGGAACATGAACCGTTTAAGCAATACCGGAGGAGAATGGGGTGTTTCCGAGTCGAATTATTATTACCGCAAAGGTTTGTATGAAGTAAAGAAAGTATGGTATTCAGATCCTACGGATCATCATCAGTCCATTTTAAGACTGGGAGAAGTGTACCTGAACTATGCAGAAGCACTTTTACTGAACAACCGCTTTGGAGAAGCAATACCCGCTATCAATAAAACCCGCGAAGCGCATGGTGGTTTGCCTGCCCTTGCTGCAACCACAGCTGCCGCTGCCTGGACGGCTTATACCAATGAACGCAGGGTGGATATGGTGCTGGAAGAAGATCGCTACTGGTGCCTGTTAAGATGGGCTAAGTTCAACGGGCAGAATACCATTCCGGAATTAACAGAACCTATTCGTGGTATTGATATTTCTGCGGATGGCAGAACATTCACTTTTTACAACATCACCCTGAACAACAATAGTAACCGTTTGTTCACGGCAAGGCGTTTCCTGTTCCCTGTACCTGTTTCACAGATCCAGGCTAATCCTAACCTGGCGCCTAACAATGATGGCTGGTGA
- a CDS encoding FecR family protein, translating to MSIQRFWILTGRKLSGEATAEELEEWTRLSAIYPVDPSTAQFLQLMARHWGKGEQEAPDDETAQRLTTLLAAKMNKPIPPVIVTPGKRPYKKWISIAACLLLVIFTGAGYLFYGKKEKEVSFQEITAARGNKSHVVLPDGSHVWLNADSRLSYSEDFGRENRTVRLEGEAYFDVTKMAEIPFLIELGDHMKIRVLGTAFNLKAYKQDSRVETSLISGSLEVEYSLGETMQKVLLKPMQKLSLQKTEQPGSNKDALVTTAVQMTPIEYYNEEEKVIREVVWKENKLCFDATPFDQVLQQLERWFNIRVVLKDESLKQKIFTAYIKAEDLLEVMDALSRSAGYFDYEYDKENRIVTISKKK from the coding sequence ATGTCAATACAACGATTCTGGATATTAACAGGCCGTAAACTAAGCGGAGAGGCAACTGCAGAAGAGCTGGAGGAATGGACCCGCCTGTCTGCCATTTACCCGGTTGACCCTTCTACAGCGCAATTCCTGCAATTAATGGCCCGCCACTGGGGAAAAGGGGAACAGGAAGCACCGGACGACGAAACTGCCCAAAGGCTCACCACGCTCCTGGCGGCTAAGATGAATAAACCTATCCCGCCGGTAATAGTAACTCCTGGAAAAAGACCGTACAAAAAATGGATCAGCATAGCTGCCTGCCTCCTGTTAGTGATCTTTACAGGGGCAGGTTACCTGTTTTACGGAAAAAAAGAAAAGGAAGTTTCTTTCCAGGAGATCACCGCAGCCAGGGGAAACAAATCTCATGTTGTTTTGCCGGATGGCTCACACGTTTGGCTGAATGCAGATTCCAGGTTGTCTTACAGCGAGGATTTTGGCAGGGAGAACAGGACCGTGAGGCTGGAAGGGGAAGCTTATTTTGATGTGACGAAGATGGCGGAGATCCCTTTCCTCATTGAACTGGGCGACCATATGAAAATAAGGGTGCTGGGTACTGCTTTTAACCTCAAGGCATATAAGCAGGATAGCAGGGTAGAAACATCACTGATCAGCGGAAGCCTGGAAGTAGAATATTCCCTGGGAGAAACCATGCAGAAAGTATTGCTGAAACCCATGCAGAAGCTAAGCCTGCAGAAAACAGAACAACCCGGCAGCAATAAGGATGCCCTGGTAACAACCGCTGTGCAGATGACGCCGATCGAATATTATAATGAAGAAGAAAAAGTGATCCGGGAAGTGGTGTGGAAAGAGAATAAACTTTGCTTCGACGCTACACCGTTCGACCAGGTGCTGCAACAGCTGGAACGCTGGTTTAATATCCGGGTGGTGTTAAAAGATGAATCACTGAAACAGAAAATATTTACTGCTTACATTAAGGCTGAGGACTTGCTGGAAGTAATGGACGCCTTGTCCAGGTCCGCCGGTTACTTCGATTACGAATACGATAAAGAGAACAGGATAGTTACGATTAGTAAGAAAAAATAA
- a CDS encoding AcvB/VirJ family lysyl-phosphatidylglycerol hydrolase — protein sequence MKILLSLLLTFTGTGADTLPVREWNSPAPSALILFITGDAGFGKFSTELCDNIHAAGYDVCAINAKAYFWNKKTPEQTSADITAYLEKQFSKRDNQQLILAGYSFGADVMPFIVNRLPNNIRKKLVSLILISPSTSTYLEIHLSDMLGGNKKRSMDVVAEINKLNVPRTVTIFGSDENDFPVSAVKLERYSNESLPGGHHFNGDAPQVARTLLKYFK from the coding sequence ATGAAAATACTGCTATCGCTGCTACTTACATTTACCGGCACAGGTGCGGATACACTGCCTGTCAGGGAATGGAACTCCCCTGCACCCTCTGCACTAATACTTTTCATCACCGGCGATGCCGGGTTTGGAAAATTCTCTACAGAACTGTGCGATAACATTCATGCAGCGGGATATGATGTGTGTGCGATCAATGCAAAGGCTTACTTCTGGAATAAAAAAACACCGGAACAAACATCTGCAGACATTACTGCATACCTGGAAAAGCAATTCAGCAAGCGGGATAACCAGCAGCTGATCCTGGCAGGATACTCATTCGGGGCAGACGTTATGCCCTTTATTGTAAACAGGCTTCCCAATAATATCAGGAAAAAGCTGGTAAGCCTTATCCTGATATCCCCCTCTACTTCTACTTATCTTGAAATACATCTGTCCGACATGTTAGGCGGCAACAAGAAAAGAAGTATGGATGTAGTGGCAGAGATCAACAAGCTGAATGTACCGAGAACAGTAACCATTTTCGGCAGTGATGAAAACGATTTCCCTGTATCCGCCGTTAAACTGGAAAGATACTCAAATGAATCTTTGCCGGGCGGGCATCATTTTAACGGAGATGCGCCACAGGTAGCCAGAACGTTACTAAAATACTTCAAATAA
- a CDS encoding RNA polymerase sigma-70 factor, whose protein sequence is MIKEWQWSISVNNDESAFQSLYLHLAPSLIRFANSFLKQHKALSEDIVAEIFAGLWERRQTLMSIEHLRVYLFTCVRNAALNHLEKMERTSFYSFDELEVVLSPLIADHDPEKNLFAGETMQAIQEAMDALPAKCRLIFRMAKEEGLRYKEIAAILNISVRTIDSQIAIALRKIHETLASRSKKYS, encoded by the coding sequence ATGATTAAAGAATGGCAGTGGAGTATATCAGTGAACAATGACGAAAGCGCTTTTCAGTCATTGTACCTGCATTTAGCCCCTTCGCTGATCCGTTTTGCCAATTCCTTCCTGAAGCAGCACAAAGCCCTTTCCGAAGATATTGTAGCTGAAATATTTGCAGGCCTCTGGGAGCGCAGGCAAACTTTAATGAGCATAGAGCATCTCCGGGTTTACCTGTTTACCTGCGTACGTAATGCCGCTTTGAACCACCTGGAAAAGATGGAAAGAACTTCTTTTTACTCTTTTGATGAGCTGGAAGTAGTGCTTTCTCCACTGATAGCAGACCATGACCCTGAAAAGAACCTTTTTGCCGGAGAAACCATGCAAGCCATACAGGAAGCGATGGACGCACTCCCCGCCAAATGCCGCCTCATCTTCCGCATGGCAAAGGAAGAAGGGCTGAGGTATAAGGAAATAGCTGCTATCCTCAATATCTCTGTAAGGACCATAGACAGCCAGATAGCCATTGCGCTCCGCAAGATCCACGAAACCCTGGCATCCCGTTCCAAAAAATATTCCTGA
- a CDS encoding phosphatidylglycerol lysyltransferase domain-containing protein → MQTIITKLVSRSKAFSPKAWWREIMSLLILLLAIVFFRSERKELHAIIPHLQQSSPFWVIAGLGVTFLCILFQAGIYRQCFAAISLSLQWGKALVLFLKRNFISIFLPAGSISSLAYSPSQVRKAGFSKIQVHQASGLFGFTGLLTVFLAGLPVVIFTIFPGRNLTHAWSGLAILLLILALLFSAVRSIRNKGWLFHLVNRQFPSFSLTLDELFAVNVNNYRLGEAILFSLGVELCGMFHVYIAMLALGMPPSFGAAAAAYIIAVLMMVISPFLKGLGFVELSMVYVLEQAGYTTTQALSITVLFRVFEFWLPLLAGFIAFAWKGRKLFLRIAPALFSFALGFVNIISAITPPLHNRLRLLEEYLPLSTIHASNLLILFVGLGLLITSAFLLRGLRSAWIIALTLSAFSLLGHLSKALDYEEAIVAAITAVVLIATASQYRIHSSNKWMQAGLKTAVISFLAVLLFGFISFYFIDVRHFGIDFTWQQSLIHTFKIFLLVEDESLHPVTRFGHEFIWLIRTLGFLTWGFLLFTLIKPTLHQQTVSYPSREKAALLLEAFGNSAMDYFKLYKDKLLFFSDVHEAFIAYKITVGFAIVLEEPVCAEEHKTEVLREFDHHCRKMGLKPAFYRVDEDSLPWFKQLKKQQLLIGQEAILDITRFSLEGKDKASLRNGLNSLRKKGYSVNIHNAPHAESFILQLKQVSDDWLEHFGKEELVFSQGMFDEKELQQQDLITIKDAEDKVVAFLNIIPDYAEDECTYDLIRKTSLAPGASMDALIIKLIDYAKEHQKLFINLGLAPMTGLEQPDNTAEQIIKLAAERIKRFQHYKGLREFKEKYATLWENKYLVYDVDFDLLQLPIALNNIMKP, encoded by the coding sequence ATGCAAACCATTATCACCAAACTCGTTAGCAGATCAAAGGCCTTTTCTCCCAAAGCCTGGTGGAGAGAAATAATGTCCCTGCTGATATTATTGCTGGCCATCGTTTTCTTCCGGAGCGAAAGAAAGGAATTGCATGCCATCATTCCTCACCTGCAGCAATCCAGTCCATTTTGGGTAATAGCCGGGTTAGGTGTTACCTTTCTCTGCATCCTTTTCCAGGCAGGGATCTACCGGCAGTGTTTTGCAGCTATCAGCCTTTCCCTGCAATGGGGGAAAGCCCTGGTATTATTCCTTAAACGAAATTTCATCAGTATCTTCCTTCCGGCCGGCAGCATCAGTTCCCTGGCCTATTCTCCTTCCCAGGTACGCAAAGCAGGGTTTAGTAAAATACAGGTACATCAGGCAAGTGGCCTGTTCGGATTTACAGGATTACTGACGGTATTCCTAGCCGGCCTTCCTGTTGTTATCTTCACTATTTTTCCCGGCAGGAACTTAACACATGCATGGTCCGGACTGGCCATTCTTTTACTCATTTTAGCGCTCCTTTTCTCAGCCGTACGGTCTATCAGGAATAAGGGCTGGCTGTTCCACCTGGTGAACAGGCAATTCCCTTCCTTTTCCCTCACATTAGATGAATTATTTGCGGTGAACGTCAATAATTACCGGTTGGGGGAAGCCATACTGTTTTCTCTTGGCGTAGAGCTATGCGGCATGTTCCATGTATACATTGCCATGCTGGCATTAGGTATGCCTCCTTCTTTCGGGGCGGCGGCGGCCGCCTATATCATTGCCGTACTGATGATGGTGATATCTCCTTTCTTAAAGGGCCTGGGGTTTGTGGAATTATCCATGGTGTATGTACTGGAGCAGGCAGGCTATACCACTACCCAGGCATTATCCATAACCGTGCTGTTCAGGGTATTTGAATTCTGGTTGCCTTTGCTTGCCGGATTCATTGCTTTTGCCTGGAAGGGAAGGAAATTATTCCTGCGGATAGCCCCCGCCTTATTCAGTTTTGCATTAGGTTTTGTGAACATCATTTCTGCTATTACTCCCCCGCTCCATAACCGCTTGCGCCTGCTTGAAGAATATCTTCCCTTATCTACCATACATGCATCTAATTTATTGATCCTGTTTGTTGGGCTGGGTTTACTGATCACTTCTGCGTTTTTGCTGCGTGGCTTACGAAGCGCCTGGATAATTGCATTAACCTTGTCTGCCTTTTCCCTGCTGGGGCATTTATCCAAAGCGCTTGATTATGAAGAGGCCATTGTTGCAGCAATTACCGCTGTTGTTTTAATTGCCACGGCTTCCCAATACCGCATTCACAGCAGTAACAAGTGGATGCAGGCAGGTTTAAAGACTGCGGTGATCAGCTTCCTGGCTGTGCTGCTGTTTGGATTCATTAGTTTTTACTTTATTGATGTAAGGCATTTCGGCATTGATTTTACCTGGCAGCAATCCCTCATTCATACCTTTAAGATCTTCTTACTCGTAGAAGATGAATCGCTGCATCCCGTTACCCGGTTTGGCCATGAATTTATCTGGCTCATCAGAACGCTGGGTTTTCTAACCTGGGGCTTTTTATTGTTCACCCTGATAAAGCCCACCCTCCACCAGCAAACGGTGAGTTATCCATCCAGGGAAAAAGCGGCTTTACTGTTAGAAGCGTTTGGAAATTCCGCTATGGATTACTTTAAACTGTACAAGGATAAATTGCTGTTCTTTTCTGATGTTCACGAGGCCTTCATTGCCTATAAGATCACTGTAGGTTTTGCCATTGTGCTGGAAGAGCCTGTTTGCGCTGAAGAACACAAAACGGAGGTGCTGCGGGAGTTTGATCATCATTGCCGGAAAATGGGCTTAAAACCTGCTTTCTACAGGGTAGATGAAGATAGCCTGCCATGGTTCAAGCAATTAAAGAAGCAACAACTCCTGATCGGGCAGGAAGCTATATTGGATATTACCAGGTTTTCACTGGAAGGAAAAGACAAAGCATCGCTGCGAAATGGGTTAAACAGTTTACGAAAGAAAGGATATTCGGTGAATATTCATAATGCTCCCCATGCGGAATCATTTATCCTACAATTAAAACAGGTATCAGATGATTGGCTGGAGCATTTTGGAAAAGAAGAGCTCGTTTTTTCACAAGGCATGTTTGATGAAAAGGAATTACAGCAACAGGACCTGATCACCATCAAAGATGCGGAAGATAAAGTGGTAGCATTCCTCAATATTATACCTGATTATGCGGAAGATGAATGCACATATGACCTGATCAGAAAAACCAGCCTGGCACCTGGTGCTTCCATGGATGCCCTTATCATCAAGCTCATAGATTATGCTAAAGAGCATCAGAAGTTATTTATCAATCTTGGCCTCGCCCCCATGACCGGGCTTGAACAGCCGGACAATACAGCTGAACAGATCATTAAGCTGGCTGCTGAAAGAATTAAACGTTTCCAGCATTATAAGGGATTAAGGGAGTTCAAGGAAAAATACGCAACACTTTGGGAAAACAAATACCTCGTGTATGATGTGGATTTCGATCTTTTACAACTCCCCATTGCATTGAACAATATCATGAAACCATGA
- a CDS encoding DUF5018-related domain-containing protein, with amino-acid sequence MKKYFALGCLLMIAVFSQSCLKRGLKDLPVFTDAKIDRFDFEYRWNDNGTFRVIRLTTSTPVVNGNSMTVTTTVPAASGTFTTAVRDQVTASNITGMCNISTAATIQPANGSPMLGLPGNYAKPVAYQVTAADGKTTITWQVQVNFVK; translated from the coding sequence ATGAAAAAATATTTTGCACTGGGTTGTTTATTGATGATAGCAGTTTTTTCCCAATCCTGCCTCAAAAGAGGCCTGAAAGATCTGCCTGTTTTTACGGATGCTAAAATAGATCGTTTTGATTTTGAATACCGCTGGAACGATAATGGCACTTTCCGTGTTATACGTTTAACAACATCTACCCCTGTAGTGAACGGAAATAGTATGACTGTTACAACAACAGTACCGGCTGCTTCCGGCACATTCACCACGGCGGTGAGAGATCAGGTTACAGCCAGTAATATCACCGGTATGTGCAATATCTCAACAGCTGCAACCATTCAGCCCGCCAATGGATCGCCCATGCTGGGTTTGCCCGGAAATTACGCCAAACCGGTAGCCTACCAGGTTACTGCTGCAGATGGCAAAACAACGATCACCTGGCAGGTACAGGTGAATTTCGTCAAATGA